From Apium graveolens cultivar Ventura chromosome 9, ASM990537v1, whole genome shotgun sequence, the proteins below share one genomic window:
- the LOC141682992 gene encoding putative metal-nicotianamine transporter YSL7 produces the protein MVRGNASGSGECGDDHDQQADQTATIPSMEEAFKATEVPHWRDQLTFRAIAVSFALSVIFNVIVCKLNLTTGVIPSLNVAAGLLGYALIKAWTVISEKCGFLKQPFTRQENTVVQTCVVASSGIAFSSGTGSYILGMSRIIAAQADAGNTPNNVRALSLGWIMAYLFLVSFVGLFTIVPLRKMMILRYKLTYPSGTATAYLINSFHTPKGAKLAKKQVMTLFRYSGISFAWGFFQWFWTAADGCGFNSFPTFGLQAYAKRFYFDFSATYVGVGMICPYMINISLLLGGILSWGIMWPAIEAKKGDWYNADLPASSLHGIQGYRVFLAIAMMLGDGLFHVVYMLTSTIFSFAKKRKCSEASEEVESYDQKIRKEYFLKDQIPNAVAIGGYVVLALLSILAVPHIFPQLKWYHILVAYLIAPVLAFCNAYGCGLSDWSLASNYGKLAILIFSAWVGLEDGGILAGLASCGLMMSIVSTASDLMQDFKTGYLTLASPRSMFFSQILGTAMGCFITPLVFWIFYKAFTVGDPEGSYPAPYGLMYRGIALLGVEGFSSLPKNCLKLAIGFFIAAIVIDIIIELLKKYETNYRLYRFVPSPMCMAIPFYLGAYFAIDMCVGSLILFLWELKDKKKARAFAPAVASGLICGDSLWGIPAAILALAGLQPPVCMKFLSAAANGRVDKLLGN, from the exons ATGGTGAGAGGGAATGCTTCAGGTTCAGGAGAATGTGGTGATGATCATGATCAGCAGGCTGATCAGACGGCTACGATACCGTCGATGGAGGAGGCTTTTAAGGCTACAGAAGTACCACACTGGAGGGATCAACTCACGTTTCGGGCTATAGCTGTTAGCTTTGCATTGAGTGTGATTTTTAATGTTATTGTTTGTAAGCTGAATTTAACCACTGGTGTTATTCCTTCGTTGAACGTTGCTGCTGGGTTGTTGGGGTATGCACTGATCAAGGCGTGGACTGTTATTTCTGAAAAGTGTGGGTTTTTGAAGCAACCGTTTACGCGACAAGAGAATACTGTTGTTCAGACTTGTGTTGTTGCCTCCTCTGGGATTGCATTTAGCA GTGGTACTGGAAGTTATATACTGGGGATGAGTAGAATTATAGCTGCTCAGGCAGATGCAGGGAACACCCCGAATAATGTCAGGGCGCTCTCCCTTGGTTGGATCATGGCCTATCTCTTTCTGGTTAGCTTCGTTGGTCTGTTCACGATTGTGCCTCTAAGAAAG ATGATGATATTGAGGTATAAACTAACGTATCCCAGTGGAACAGCGACTGCCTACCTCATCAACAGTTTCCACACCCCTAAAGGAGCAAAGCTAGCAAA AAAACAAGTCATGACGCTATTCAGATACTCTGGGATCAGCTTCGCATGGGGGTTCTTTCAGTGGTTCTGGACAGCTGCTGATGGTTGTGGATTCAATAGCTTTCCGACCTTTGGTCTCCAAGCTTACGCTAAGAG GTTTTACTTTGATTTTTCGGCCACATATGTTGGTGTTGGTATGATATGTCCATACATGATCAACATATCGTTGTTGCTTGGAGGTATACTCTCATGGGGTATAATGTGGCCGGCTATTGAAGCTAAGAAAGGCGACTGGTATAATGCTGATTTGCCAGCCAGTAGCCTCCACGGCATTCAAGGATACAGG GTGTTTCTTGCTATTGCAATGATGCTCGGTGATGGcctctttcatgtggtctacatGCTTACTTCAACCATCTTCAGTTTCGCAAAGAAACGAAAATGTTCTGAGGCCTCAGAAGAAGTTGAGAGCTATGACCAGAAAATAAGAAAAGAGTATTTCTTGAAAGATCAAATTCCAAATGCAGTTGCTATAGGTGGTTATGTAGTTTTGGCGCTCTTATCTATCCTCGCAGTACCACATATATTTCCTCAGTTGAAATGGTACCACATACTGGTCGCTTACTTGATAGCTCCAGTTTTGGCCTTCTGCAATGCCTATGGTTGTGGCCTCAGTGATTGGTCTCTAGCCTCCAACTATGGAAAACTTGCTATCCTGATATTCAGTGCTTGGGTTGGGCTTGAAGACGGTGGCATCCTTGCTGGTCTAGCTTCATGTGGTTTGATGATGAGCATTGTTTCAACTGCCTCTGATCTTATGCAAGACTTCAAGACAGGCTACCTAACCTTAGCATCACCTCGTTCTATGTTCTTCAGCCAAATTCTTGGAACTGCCATGGGATGCTTCATTACACCTTTGGTATTCTGGATCTTCTACAAAGCCTTTACTGTAGGTGATCCAGAGGGATCATATCCAGCACCATACGGGTTGATGTACCGTGGTATTGCCCTCCTTGGAGTAGAAGGCTTCTCTTCTCTTCCGAAGAATTGTCTTAAACTTGCTATTGGTTTCTTCATAGCTGCCATAGTTATCGATATCATCATTGAATTATTGAAGAAGTATGAAACCAATTACAGGCTCTATAGGTTCGTTCCTAGTCCAATGTGCATGGCAATCCCATTTTATCTCGGTGCATACTTTGCCATTGACATGTGCGTCGGAAGTTTGATCCTCTTCCTCTGGGAATTGAAAGATAAGAAAAAGGCGAGAGCGTTTGCACCAGCTGTAGCATCTGGTTTGATTTGTGGTGATTCACTCTGGGGTATTCCTGCAGCTATTTTGGCTTTGGCCGGTTTACAGCCTCCTGTGTGCATGAAGTTCTTATCAGCTGCTGCCAATGGTAGAGTGGATAAATTATTGGGGAACTGA